ACGATCCCATGGAACTGGGACGTACCATCAAGGAAGACCGGATCCTGTCGAGTCCTCCCATGCTCCTTATGACCTCCAATCCCGATCATCTCTTCCACGAACGGGCCAGACAGGCAGGGTTCAATGAGATCGTGCAGCGGCCCATGTCCATACGCAAATTTTTTACCAGCCTTGAGCTTTGCCTTTCCAGCAACCGCCGGCTGTGCATTCGCGCACCCATGTCCTTTTCCGTTCTGGTAAAGCAAGGGTTCGACAAGCTTTCCATGATGACCCACAACTTCGGTGAGGGAGGCATGTTCATCCCGACTGCAGATCCCTTCCCTGGAAAAACCGAGATGGACGTTGAGTTTAAACTGCCGGGACTGCGCAACGAGTTCAGTTTCCGGAGCCAGGTTGTTCACGCTCAAAATAGGGACACCGACGAGGTGCCAGCCGGGATGGGGCTCAAGTTTATTAACATAAAGCCAGCCATTGAAACGGTCTTCAGTATTTACATGGAAAACTTTCTGGTCAAGCGGATGGCCATGACTGCCTGACATCCAGGAGTCCTGCATTTATTCTGTTTTTGCTGCACACAGGTATGGGCAGGTGCCCACATTACTGTGCAGAAAACAAAGTGAACTGACGAAGGGAAAAAGGGAAAGGAGAAAGGTTAAAGTAACCATAAACGTATTCCTATCTCTTATCTCTTATCCCTATTT
This DNA window, taken from bacterium, encodes the following:
- a CDS encoding response regulator, with translation MKGALVVESSDVDREYLARIIEGLGHQLFSAKSGEEALHFMNESLPNTVIMGERIPEYDPMELGRTIKEDRILSSPPMLLMTSNPDHLFHERARQAGFNEIVQRPMSIRKFFTSLELCLSSNRRLCIRAPMSFSVLVKQGFDKLSMMTHNFGEGGMFIPTADPFPGKTEMDVEFKLPGLRNEFSFRSQVVHAQNRDTDEVPAGMGLKFINIKPAIETVFSIYMENFLVKRMAMTA